Proteins from a genomic interval of Osmia bicornis bicornis chromosome 13, iOsmBic2.1, whole genome shotgun sequence:
- the LOC114880598 gene encoding bromodomain adjacent to zinc finger domain protein 2B isoform X3 encodes MEKENSASGGGGGGGGGGGGGEAAATATPGATSASEKLQADQANPLLDPTALFGAYWPRGDSAASSLFGGMPGGYGLGAHHLPSAYAILGRGGSAPGFGGHTPASAPPPPPYSHSSLGTLSVAASQAASLGINPASAAWWTMASHLAAQDYLARLQGAAGLSGFPPGAESLLPPYPASLLNPPSLSSHKSSKSKFCYGKPKAKSSKSHKTTPASSGSSTTPSMTSSSLPVSTQAPPVTSSHHSTPVSSTQNSQTNVVSDPSSILGGVRLPPDTEIIKYTSSIVGPKVPGTTNRGRKKTISLDTPSVSVHPPPNVPALSAHQTNTTTTSLMMEPRKYNRTATESNDYREPVDRVEVIKLPAHSTNGSVLPAPTSYTTTTNANSTSDSDAPLNLSLKPSTTSGSSPISGSQPLSQLSNLSQSLLASDRTSRRKPGPKPRRVPQNSVPVPASPSPSLAQLFAAADSPQRPSSGSEESESASTTHHKDGRPRNLGRGVSKPKKNTVASLLAQSRALGIKPTPTLDPSVPLSHQVSLLRSNILAAQLHATATGQGDDKNQRSLQEKMKNKLLEASGEESNMDVTSESGSNTDVVTDTDDDNVDGVSSAKRRKVKPSERDLQVPLERGWKRETVIKGLGKSGVIKGDVSYYSPCGKTFRSSPDLAKFLEQQNPPELTTANFSFSSRPLVGEFLQPTMGLAEAEFVRLGAQEVARRLEELRAAGGFRDARTNNQYEREKLAYAKKLAKEEAQRHKEQARLIKEQEKSERQEAVRREREIRNQQLLEGRKRLAFTIKQKMKIIQEIERGKSKSDVARELGLASSTVATIWKNRESIAESWRNRDMMQQHTDREEETKKSTTSNLVSVTSLVTNTVLSTTSTTNSNNNTGLPAVVVTPPQVQVVPSLPPPPAPLSLTTTASTTLVPSSQPTLPSTTISSTSSTGTTTTTTAAANNLSMDNTQQAQTQTQSQELLEARKKRQEEVEKIRLEEQQRKQQERELKRQQAVMLKEQMYMQELTKQREMLYTVELERERRRQHMALVRALENRRKMEEREKKRLEARAERIATKEKRAEQRKMEMELIEQIRKPVEDMELTDHRPLPEIKRIPGLKLSGQAFADIVMVFEFLHNFGETLGFDMDSLPSLKSLQLALLNDEEAEEEMLSVMTHLLVCAIEDPGIPQPARHTTGLGQSLRQADITHANISEVLRIYLYANATGEVKALTGVCLERERDKKFADHHQNGGDYASTCSGKNAQFYEHLHNNETWRMSERLRDKPFLALNPTHKAQMLAFLCNELLQNKAVIRQIEGSLETVAQLRKERFVLDTKIRKLRQLHSRKVRMEAVGVIVNKTGDTITIEKKEVDEEGNTTSTAVGTTPTPDEIHHEDEVEDMSENESEGTQPEEEEDKNLSGEELGKKLDKLLKQSEEQLQKLNSSSKQLRAHIFGQDRYWRRYWELACAGGIFVEAMESAEPEILDLQAELDEKYKNMPTEEAKSETKQEDTKSNAENRENEAPNDVKEEKKYNSSEQEEDVKPLLDKTKSEIDDVNCKKEPVQNCGSDNSTNVKEEKKVDVDGSMADAKTNVTSEEIKQETEVVSMDVDVKEDTKKENEEMDEEMKPAVKMMEDKIVETIPNGDKYNHVNNLHNGKELNGTFISNCSNEFNWFSILPRETCDTPGPSTKQIFGIAEPTELRIPVFPPPASPNYDRCDSPAPLILTQDEAVQLEYLKVHGLPPPGEAKPVPKDLRYGWWRITDVDTFQELLEHLHSRGVREKELKRTTWATMESFLAVTGRINVDPGNVSATELKSTPDDPDTPIPQPDNPVTWSEQVALRVDAQLLEQVEALEDKVANASMQVKGWKLPPRAGTEEAEEIEKLNEMEKVSAVEQARQRLLSLEAAIERRYLKPPLGVCTGDPNLAALKAEQAAAANANSSNSDQSNQAPVPQEETTPRGLNNWREATARAHTSAQLAMALYMLEASIAWDKSIMKAVSLTPARNSVCVKLRNRCVSLKATTQYNQLLTTSQASNCQFCHSGDNEDKLLLCDGCDRGYHTYCFRPKMENIPDGDWYCHECMNKATGERNCLVCGKRVGKNLVLCELCPRAYHTDCHNPVMPKMPRGKWYCSNCHSKQPKKRNSSRRSHTKGGGTRESESSDHPPASPTPSTASNTHVEDVSSSEPATPTASPRKEGNNRTLTKKQQRELAPCKVLLEQLEQQDEAWPFLLPVNTKQFPTYKKIIKTPMDLSTIKKKLQDSVYKSRDEFCADVRQMFINCEVFNEDDSPVGKAGHGMRSFFEMRWTEITGAPPPHPQTHS; translated from the exons CATATTGGCCTCGGGGCGACAGCGCAGCTTCGTCGCTTTTTGGTGGAATGCCGGGTGGATATGGGTTGGGAGCCCATCATTTGCCATCGGCTTATGCCATTCTCGGCCGAGGAGGTTCTGCTCCTGGTTTCGGAGGCCACACGCCAGCCTCTGcgccaccaccacccccgTACTCCCACAGCAGCCTCGGCACCCTCAGCGTGGCTGCCAGTCAAGCTGCTAGTTTAG GAATCAATCCTGCCAGTGCAGCATGGTGGACGATGGCCTCGCACTTAGCGGCACAGGACTACCTCGCTAGGTTACAAGGAGCGGCAGGACTCTCCGGATTTCCGCCTGGTGCCGAAAGCCTGCTGCCACCTTATCCTGCCTCTCTACTTAATCCCCCGTCCCTATCGTCTCACAAGTCCAGTAAGT CTAAATTCTGTTACGGCAAACCAAAAGCTAAGTCAAGCAAGAGTCACAAGACGACCCCGGCCAGCAGCGGTAGCTCGACGACGCCGAGCATGACAAGCAGCAGTTTGCCGGTGTCGACTCAAGCACCACCGGTCACGTCCTCTCATCACAGTACCCCGGTCAGCAGCACGCAAAATTCGCAAACGAACGTCGTCAG cGATCCTAGCAGTATATTGGGAGGTGTCCGATTACCTCCTGACACAGAGATCATCAAGTACACGTCGAGTATAGTCGGTCCGAAGGTTCCTGGGACAACGAACCGCGGAAGGAAGAAGACCATATCCTTGGACACGCCAAGTGTGAGTGTACACCCACCACCTAATGTACCTGCTCTTTCTGCTCATCAGACAAACACGACGACCACGTCGTTGATGATGGAACCGAGAAAATACAATCGCACGGCG ACCGAGTCGAACGACTACAGGGAGCCCGTTGATCGTGTAGAAGTGATCAAATTGCCAGCACACTCGACCAATGGTTCCGTTCTACCGGCGCCAACGTCTTACACGACCACCACCAATGCTAATAGCACCAGCGATTCGGATGCGCCGTTGAATCTCTCCCTGAAACCGTCGACGACGAGCGGTAGCTCGCCGATTTCTGGTAGTCAACCGCTCAGTCAGCTCAGTAATTTAAGTCAGTCGTTGCTTGCCTCCGACCGAACGT CAAGACGAAAGCCGGGACCGAAACCTCGAAGGGTGCCGCAAAATTCGGTACCGGTGCCGGCGTCGCCGAGTCCCTCGTTGGCGCAGCTGTTCGCCGCCGCGGATTCGCCTCAGCGACCGAGCAGCGGAAGCGAGGAGAGCGAGAGCGCGAGTACGACCCATCACAAGGATGGTCGACCAAGGAACCTGGGTCGCGGTGTGTCCAAGCCGAAGAAGAACACCGTTGCCTCGTTACTAGCTCAAAGCAGAGCCCTGGGGATTAAACCTACGCCCACGTTGGACCCTAGCGTGCCATTGTCTCACCAGGTCTCGCTATTGAGGTCGAATATTCTGGCTGCGCAGCTGCACGCCACCGCCACGGGTCAAGGTGACGACAAGAATCAG CGATCTTTGCAGGAGAAGATGAAGAACAAGCTGCTGGAGGCGTCCGGTGAAGAGAGCAACATGGACGTGACCAGCGAGAGCGGAAGTAACACGGATGTTGTGACGGACACTGACGACGACAACGTGGACGGTGTATCCAGCGCGAAGAGGAGAAAGGTGAAACCCAGCGAGAGGGATCTACAGGTTCCTCTGGAGCGTGGCTGGAAACGGGAGACTGTCATCAAGGGATTAGGGAAGTCGGGAGTGATAAAGGGTGACGTGTCTTATTACAGCCCTTGCGGAAAGACGTTCAGGAGCAGTCCGGATTTGGCGAAG TTTTTGGAGCAACAGAATCCACCAGAGCTGACGACCGCAAACTTTTCCTTCTCCTCCCGTCCTCTGGTGGGCGAGTTCCTCCAGCCGACAATGGGCTTAGCGGAGGCGGAATTCGTTAGGTTGGGCGCGCAGGAAGTGGCGAGAAGATTGGAAGAGCTCAGAGCCGCGGGTGGTTTCAGGGACGCGAGAACAAACAATCAGTATGAAAGGGAGAAGCTCGCGTACGCGAAGAAACTCGCCAAGGAAGAAGCACAACGGCACAAGGAGCAAGCCAG GCTGATCAAGGAACAAGAAAAGTCAGAGAGGCAGGAAGCAGTGAGGCGAGAACGGGAGATTCGAAATCAACAGTTGCTCGAG GGTCGAAAGCGGCTAGCGTTCACGATCAAGCAGAAAATGAAGATCATCCAAGAGATCGAACGCGGTAAGAGCAAGAGCGACGTGGCGCGCGAGCTGGGTCTGGCTAGCAGTACGGTGGCCACCATATGGAAGAATCGTGAGAGCATCGCTGAGAGCTGGAGGAACCGCGACATGATGCAACAGCACACCGATCGCGAAGAGGAGACGAAAAAATCCACCACGTCGAATTTGGTCTCCGTTACGTCCTTGGTGACCAACACGGTGCTAAGCACCACCAGCACCACCAACAGCAACAATAACACCGGCTTGCCGGCCGTCGTTGTGACACCACCCCAGGTGCAAGTGGTACCATCGCTGCCACCGCCACCGGCACCTCTCTCATTGACGACAACCGCCTCCACGACGCTCGTGCCGTCCTCGCAACCGACGCTGCCATCCACAACAATCTCCAGCACGTCGTCCACCGGCACcacaaccaccaccaccgccgcCGCCAACAACCTCAGCATGGACAATACCCAGCAGGCCCAGACCCAGACGCAAAGTCAGGAGCTTCTGGAG GCTCGGAAAAAACGGCAGGAAGAGGTGGAGAAGATACGACTGGAAGAGCAACAACGGAAGCAACAG GAACGAGAACTAAAGCGGCAACAAGCAGTCATGCTGAAGGAACAG ATGTACATGCAGGAGCTCACCAAGCAGCGCGAGATGCTCTACACCGTCGAGCTG gagagggagagaaggagACAGCATATGGCGTTGGTACGTGCCCTGGAGAACCGTCGAAAGATGgaagaaagggagaaaaagcGTCTCGAAGCTAGGGCCGAACGAATCGcgacgaaagagaaacgagcggaacaaagaaaaatggaGATGGAACTGATCGAACAGATCAGGAAACCTGTGGAAGACATGGAACTAACAG ACCACAGACCACTGCCAGAAATAAAACGAATACCTGGACTGAAATTGTCCGGCCAAGCTTTCGCGGACATCGTTATGGTTTTCGAGTTTCTGCATAATTTCGGCGAAACTTTAGGCTTTG ATATGGACTCGCTGCCGAGTCTAAAGAGTCTCCAGTTAGCTCTGCTCAACGACGAGGAAGCGGAAGAAGAGATGCTGTCGGTGATGACCCACTTGCTGGTGTGCGCTATCGAGGACCCAGGTATCCCTCAGCCCGCTAGACACACGACGGGATTAGGGCAAAGCCTACGACAGGCTGACATAACGCACGCAAACATCAGCGAGGTGTTACGAATCTATTTGTACGCGAACGCAACCGGCGAGGTGAAAGCGTTGACCGGTGTCTGTCTTGAACGAGAACGCGACAAGAAGTTCGCCGATCATCATCAGAACGGCGGTGACTACGCTTCGACCTGTTCAGGAAAGAACGCTCAGTTCTACGAACACTTACACAACAACGAAACGTGGAGGATGTCCGAGAGGTTGAGGGACAAGCCGTTTTTGGCACTGAATCCAACGCACAAGGCGCAGATGCTCGCGTTCCTCTGCAACGAGTTGTTGCAGAACAAGGCTGTGATCAGGCAGATCGAAGGAAGCTTAGAAACGGTGGCGCAACTCAGGAAAGAAAGATTCGTATTGGACACGAAGATCAGAAA GCTCAGACAATTGCACAGTCGAAAGGTGCGTATGGAAGCAGTCGGCGTGATCGTGAACAAGACTGGAGACACGATTACCATCGAGAAGAAGGAAGTTGACGAGGAAGGTAACACGACGTCGACGGCAGTGGGTACGACGCCTACTCCTGACGAGATTCATCACGAGGACGAGGTTGAAGACATGTCTGAGAACGAGAGCGAAGGGACTCAGCCTGAAGAG GAGGAGGACAAGAATCTATCCGGCGAGGAACTTGGGAAAAAGTTGGACAAACTGTTGAAGCAATCGGAAGAACAGCTACAGAAATTGAACAGCTCTTCGAAGCAACTTCGAGCGCACATATTTGGCCAGGACAGGTACTGGAGAAGGTACTGGGAGCTGGCCTGCGCTGGTGGTATCTTCGTCGAGGCCATGGAGAGTGCTGAACCGGAGATCCTGGACCTGCAAGCCGAACTGGACGAAAAGTACAAAAACATGCCAACGGAGGAGGCGAAATCAGAGACGAAACAGGAGGACACTAAGTCGAATGCTGAGAATCGGGAGAACGAGGCTCCGAATGACGttaaggaagaaaagaagtaCAACTCGAGCGAACAAGAAGAAGATGTGAAACCGTTGTTGGATAAAACGAAATCCGAAATTGACGACGTTAATTGCAAGAAAGAACCTGTGCAAAATTGTGGTTCCGATAATTCGACGAACgtgaaagaagagaagaaggtCGACGTGGATGGTTCGATGGCTGATGCGAAGACAAACGTCACTTCCGAAGAAATTAAACAAGAAACAGAGGTTGTTAGTATGGACGTGGATGTGAAAGAGGAtacgaagaaagaaaacgaagaGATGGACGAAGAAATGAAGCCAGCTGTGAAGATGATGGAGGATAAAATCGTCGAGACGATTCCAAATGGCGACAAATACAATCATGTTAACAATCTTCATAATGGCAAGGAATTGAACGGCACATTTATTTCCA ATTGCAGCAACGAATTCAATTGGTTTTCAATTTTACCTCGAGAAACTTGCGACACTCCAGGACCGAGTACCAAGCAGATATTTGGAATAGCTGAACCCACCGAGCTGAGAATACCAGTGTTCCCTCCGCCGGCTAGTCCAAATTACGACAGGTGCGATAGTCCAGCACCTTTGATTTTGACCCAGGACGAAGCAGTTCAGCTCGAGTATCTCAAAGTACACGGTCTACCTCCTCCAGGGGAAGCTAAACCAGTACCAAAGG ATTTACGATACGGTTGGTGGAGAATAACAGACGTCGACACGTTTCAAGAACTGTTGGAGCACCTTCATTCTCGCGGTGTCCGCGAGAAGGAACTGAAACGTACAACATGGGCGACCATGGAATCCTTCCTAGCCGTGACAGGTAGAATCAACGTGGACCCTGGCAACGTATCCGCCACCGAACTGAAATCCACACCCGACGATCCTGATACACCGATCCCGCAACCGGACAACCCGGTAACATGGAGCGAGCAGGTCGCGTTACGGGTGGACGCGCAACTTTTGGAGCAGGTCGAGGCTCTCGAGGACAAAGTCGCGAACGCCAGCATGCAGGTCAAAGGCTGGAAACTTCCTCCGCGGGCTGGCACCGAGGAGGCCGAGGAGATTGAGAAATTGAACGAAATGGAGAAAGTGAGCGCTGTCGAGCAAGCGCGGCAAAGGTTACTGTCTTTGGAGGCAGCGATAGAGAGGAGATACTTGAAACCACCGTTAGGCGTTTG TACGGGCGATCCAAATTTAGCGGCTCTGAAAGCTGAACAGGCGGCTGCGGCTAACGCAAACTCGAGTAATTCGGATCAGAGCAATCAGGCGCCGGTGCCGCAGGAGGAAACAACTCCGAGAGGTCTGAACAACTGGAGAGAGGCAACAGCTCGTGCACACACGTCGGCTCAGCTCGCCATGGCACTGTACATGCTGGAGGCCAGCATCGCCTGGGACAAGAGCATCATGAAGGCTGTGAGTCTAACACCAGCTAGAAACTCGGTCTGCGTCAAGCTACGAAACCGCTGCGTCTCACTCAAAGCTACCACTCAGTACAATCAGCTATTGACTACTTCTCAGGCCTCT AATTGTCAGTTCTGTCACAGTGGAGATAACGAAGACAAGCTGCTACTGTGTGATGGTTGTGACCGCGGCTATCATACTTACTGTTTCCGTCCAAAAATGGAAAACATTCCTGATGGTGACTG GTATTGTCACGAGTGCATGAACAAAGCAACAGGGGAACGAAATTGTTTGGTATGCGGAAAGAGGGTTGGCAAAAATTTAGTGCTATGTGAACTCTGTCCACGGGCTTATCATACCGACTGCCATAATCCTGTTATGCCAAAA ATGCCAAGGGGAAAATGGTATTGTTCTAATTGCCACAGTAAACAACCAAAGAAGAGAAATAGTAGTCGAAGGAGTCATACCAAAGGGGGAGGCACCAGAGAAAGTGAAAGTTCTGATCATCCACCAGCTAG TCCAACGCCGTCAACGGCATCGAACACGCACGTAGAGGACGTCAGTTCATCGGAACCGGCAACACCTACAGCCTCGCCGAGGAAGGAGGGCAACAATAGGACACTGACGAAGAAACAACAACGAGAGCTGGCTCCTTGTAAGGTGCTACTCGAACAGTTGGAGCAACAGGACGAGGCCTGGCCGTTCCTTTTGCCGGTGAACACCAAACAGTTTCCTACCtacaagaaaattattaaaacacCCATGGATCTCAGTACGATCAAGAAGAAATTGCAGGACTCCGT GTACAAGTCTCGCGATGAGTTTTGCGCCGATGTCAGACAGATGTTCATCAACTGCGAGGTATTCAACGAGGACGACAGTCCTGTGGGGAAGGCTGGACACGGGATGCGCAGTTTCTTCGAAATGCGTTGGACCGAGATTACCGGCGCACCACCTCCACATCCGCAAACGCATAGCTGA